Genomic DNA from Oryza sativa Japonica Group chromosome 5, ASM3414082v1:
TCAGTTCCTACTTACTGTCCTTAAACATCCAAAGGGATTGTAATATTTTGATCCAAACAAGGAACAGTAGCAATTGCTGCATGCCATTATTTTCATGAAGATTCATTCTGAATTTGTAGTTTCATATCTCCACTACCTTTAGTTAAGTAACCTCATTTCCAGAATATTACCAAAATTACATTGGAAGATGAAGAAACTACAGTAAGCAGCATAATGCTTACAGCAGACAAATAATCAAACAGTAAAAGACCACCACATACCAGCATTATCAAAGGCCAAGATTGTATCTCCCAAAACCATTACAGCGATGATGAACATAAATACAACTCTTGGGCCCATTTTGCCTGTTAGATACATGGATTAAACAAAAGATGGACTAGCAATTCAACAGAACAGCATCTAATTCGAACAGCATCCCTaagtcaatggcatttcttggattttctctATAAGAAATCATCATCAATTATTTTCTGAAGTAGCGAAAAATATTTAGAAGCATTGGCACCGGTCATTTCGGACCAATATACCAAACAGGCATCAATTCCTTCTTTATTATGAGTATAAGAGGCACTCATTCTGTCATGTGTAAATTTTGAACTTtgcaaccattttttttaaaccgAACTTTGCAACCATTTtaaatagaaaacaaaataaaagaggATATGCGAAATCCCAGACATGGTTATATGCTCAAACATCCACATAAAGCTCTATTAATCTGGTCATGCATTGGATATGACCGACGCCCaccctctcttttttcttcagaGAGTGCAAACTAAATCATAAAGGGTGTGAGCTAACACTAGTGAGAACCATCATACTTCAGCAATAGAGTAATGAAAGTGAGAACAATCATACTTCAGTAATAGAGTAATTAAAACTGCATATAACATTTTGAAGAAGTAATGGTCTGCACAGATCAGCTCCTCCAACCCTTATTTGCTTTGCAGAACCTGACATGCAGACATGATTATTCTCCTCCCACAAACATAAGCTTCTCTATCTATTATTACTAGgtggaaaaagaaaatctctaACAAATCGATTTGCACAGAATGACACAAAAGGAAGCcaagaaaattaaaaatttccacCCGGAATCGCTGGAAAACGCAAGCAAGGTAGGACTATTTAAGTAGGAGTCCAACCAGATGCCCACCAAGAGCCCCTAATCCAACTCCAACCCTAGTACATAGACTAGAACTACAGAGACAAGCAACTCGGCCGAGCAAAGAACCTGCTTTATTCGTACGAGGTATCTTTGGGAGGGACGGAGGCCGCCGGCAGACGGCAGCGGGAGGTCAAGGGTGGCAGTTGgggcaccgccggcggcggtggaaggaGGCAAAGAAGAGCAGAGCAAAGGGACCCTGGCTCAGCCGCTcatggagaggaggagaggaggtggatttgcggtgagagagagaggaggaaggcgtTGACTTTTCCTGATTGGGCCTGGACTGGgccgtgtgtttttttttctaaactgtAGTTTCACTATGGATTATTGCTAATtcaatattttcatttttgaaCTAGCTAAatttatgtttgttttattttgcaTCATCGAAAACAGCTTTTCTTAGAACATCAATGACCTCGAAGACATCGGCTCCAACACGCTACCAAATTCTCCACCTATGAGTAGCTATACTTTGTTGGAGTATAGGACAAACTTGGTTATATAAAATAGAGCGAAAATGGTCCAAAGTATAACAAATACTCCTCCTATTTCAGTTTGATTTAAGTTTGTAGACAAATATGCTAGTATTTTCGctataaaacaaacatattatcaaaatacatccaatgttaaatttaatgaaactaatttggtgtcgtacatgttactaatttttttataaatttggtcaaacctaaaaaactttaactaagaaaaaatcaaatcacttataatatgaaacagagagagtataaaGTTATCCAGtccagaataaaaaaataaattaagagtGATCAAAGTGAAACTACAATAATAAATGATGGCATAAAGTGGAATTCCACTCTTGGCAAAAAGAGCAGGCCTTTAGTAGGCTAGGGAGGAATATGGATATTGGATTGTGGGCTTTTCCGCTTGTTGGGCCTTTTGTTGGAAACACCCATTTATGGAATAAGTTTACCTTctgtccctcaactttacgtcgAGTTTGTACCCTAATccccaataccagaaatcttcgcccctaaactatacaaaactgtGTAATTTAGGTCCCATGGCAGTATAGATgtctggtttcgctgacgtgacatCATAGTCAGCAAAAGAAAAAgtatatggggcccacatgacAGCTgccctcttctttcttctcttttcttcccaagCCACGTGGTCGCCCGGAAAGGGTGGGAGAGGCAGCTGGCAGGAGATGGGGAAGGGGAGAAGCAGCCTGTCGGTGATATGGACCCGGGGGTATCAAGTTTAGAGGGAGTAGGCCGaccccaaacccacgtggcgCCCCCTGAGGGAGAGGCGCCCGGGTGGAGCAGCGGCTGCTCCCCCCCCCAAATTAGGGGAACCAAGTTTGGAGGGAGGAGGTTGCCCCCAAACCTGCGCAGCACTCCCCCggaggggggtcgggcccgggGTGGAGTGGTGGCTGCCCTCTCCTCGCTTGGAGGTCGGGCCCGTCCCGACCGAaactagagggagaaggctgcCCCAGGTGCCGCGTGGCCCTCCCCCTAAGGGGGATCAGGCCCGAGGCAGagcggcggccgcctcctcctcactTGGGGGTCGGGCTCCCCAGGTACCACGTGGCCTTATCCCGAGGAGGGATCAGGCCCGAGGTAGAGCGGCGGCTGCCCCTCCTCGCttaggggtcgggctcccctGAACCCCCTCGCAGGTCACCACGTGCGATGGGTTAGGTGGCCGCCTCCAAGcgcccacctacccgcatttatgaCGATCTCTTAGTCTAATGCGGCatgcagtgcactcaaccggtctgtgaccggccgaTTGACCGATGGGACCCGGGGTGCAAGGCGCACTACCGCGCGTGGTAGGCGGCGTGCGTCCTGCCCTGTCCCATCAGTCATGATGATGAGAGGCTAACCCGGTCAGGGTAGGGCTCCCGTTTCTTGGCGCAAGTGAGGACCCAAAAGTCTTCACTCATTAAATGCCGAATGACGGGCATGTCCCTTCTGTCAGCCGGACAAGACCCGGTGGACCCCACGTCACAGCAAGGCGTGCGAGAGGCTTCCAAGACAAgcaacaagacatgcatttaatacAAATATTGTAATACATCTCCACTAAGTTAGTttgttgggcccatgtggtaaccccttgagctataaaaggaggtccaggcctacttagggagggggagagaagaaaactCGGCGAGAGAGAAGAAAACTCAACGAGAGAGGAGGAAACTCCAGAGAAAACTCATGCTTAGGTCTCGCAACCTCAAGCACCTGTGTGCGACACTCAATCAAccaagcacaggagtagggtattacgcttcttagtggcccgaacctgtataaacccctttCATCTCATCATCTTTGAGGGGCCTAACCCCCTCAAGATCGCCCAATTCCACGCACAAAGGaacctcgaatctcacccgctgcccccggccaaACTCaaaaaggggggcctcacggtctctcgctagagaggatcacccCTCGACACAGCCGGTGTGCCGATGGCGGTGGGCTGCCGCATGGGAGCTGCTGCTGGATCCGCGTCCAGTAGCGCCTCTGCCACTCCTGAGAGTGGGAGCAGCTGGATCCTCGTGTCAGTGGCATCCACCCCTtaagccgcctcctctcccgagGGCGAGGGAGCCGGATCCTTTCGTCCTCGTGGGCAGCTGCTGCGAGCGTGGACGAGTTGATGTAGTGGTGGTAAGTGGTAGTGCTAGCGGAGTAGAAGTCCTAACGCCCAGCGGTGGTGGGGACGATAATAGCGGCATCTGCGTTGAGGTGGCCACTAGGGACAGGGCTAACTATACTGTCGACAAGTATGTCGAAGTCAAGGTCGGGGATGAGGTCATTGGGGTAGTTGTCCTCACCATTGTGGTCACCGGGGACGATGACGTCGCGACCGCTGGATCCCTCCTCTTGGCCGCTGCTGGGGACGAGGTGGTGGGAGTCATCGATGTAGTGCCCCTCCTCTTCCGCAAGCTGGTCCACAACAGTGTGGTCGCTGCTATCCTCCACCATGCTGCTGGTCGGAAGGGCACCAAAACCAATTGTAGCGAGAGGCCTGGTCATGCCGGTGCCGGCCGTGGAGTTTGTCCCGAGTCCCAGGCAGGCTTGCCGCCCGCCTCTCTCCCCTATGTCCCGTCggccacctccctctccctccaggctgaagaagaaaagagaataaaaacgAGGGTGCTGACATGtaggtcccacattttttaatttttttctgactaggatgccacgtcagcgaaaccataCATCTACACTGCTATGGGATCTAAATTGCACGGTTTTATATAGTTGatgggtgaagatttctggtattagaAATAAGGGATGCTAAACAAACTCGAggtaaagttgagggatgtcaaGTGAACTTACTGCCCAATTTATCTGTGAACCTGGACGACGGGTGGTGTAACTGGTCGTGAGGCCGGCCCAATAAGGGTGGGCTTTCAGGTTTTCACTGATAAATCTCGCatgccatttttttctttttttttctttttctattgaGTGGTATAAATGTCGCATGTCTTGAGAATGATTTGATGTTAAACATTTATAATTAACTCGTCCAGCCGCACATGCTATATATTTAAACAGTCAGTATAAGCGTAGTAATtgctaatttatatttttaaaaataaatcatgaaAATATCACAATTGAGATTCCAACCTGAGATATATTAATTTTCAACTCGGAATTTTTACATCATAGAAATGACTAATTAAGGCTCCTGACCAAGTACAACTATATTTATTAATTGatctttttattaattttggGTTTGGGATTTATTAAATCTATAGAATACTATAACGAAGACTGCCCTTTGTATAGAAGTTAATATTTATTAACGCCAAATCTAGTAATTATTAAATcaatcataaaaaaaactataattgGGACTTTGGAACAAGTACAAATTGGTGTTTCTAATTTCCAATTTTCAAATACATTGGATTATCGAAAAACAATAATTGGGACCCTGGCATGTTTTTCGGGGTACGTGCATGGTATCAAACaattaggccattcccaacccgaTACTAGACATAGTTTCCGTAAACTCTACATCATTAGAAAGCTAGTATTAGACATTAATCTTTCAATGCAAACACTACTTtttcatacttaaatttaatgctaattatctcacatgatgtcttggatattgtgtagaaaccatgtctcatgcaagactccttttcttctctcatttattcacttaccACATCATCTTTCATCCTAGGTGTCAGCTTATTtattaatgctatggacaccatcctaatTATTGGGTTAGAAATAGCCTTAAACCCTATAAACTATTAAATGTTTTTTTATCCTTCTAAGCTGGAGTAGCTAATATTGCAGTATAAATATAGTTATAAACAAAGTCTAAATATGTAGATCCAAGTCACTCCAATCTGAAACAGGATctagaacaaaaaaaacattcatgTCCTAGTTTTCgattaaaaatcaaaaataATTTCTTGTACATCACTGAAGTTCAGCTCATTTCCTCATTTTAAAATTCATTATATAAGATCATGTTATTTTCTGATTTAGATGCAGATTCGTTATCGATTTTCATTAGTACGTtgttcaaactactaaacaatatATCTTGTGTagaaactttctatatagaagttgttctaaaatatcaaataaatttatttttaaagtttataataattaaaactcaattaatcgtGCTGTGTCTTTTCGTTTTACATATGTTCTCAATCTTAATCTTTATCTACCTCAAACGGGCCTAAATGGGTCTTAAGCACTTGGTTCTATAAGTTTGTGCAATGTGAGCTTCGATTTATCTGTCCTGCAAATCGTGAGATCCATAGTTGTAAAGTCAAAATTGGCAGTGTCAAAGATTCTTGTCACTAGATGATGGGTAGCTCCAATGGCGCGCCGCCTGTACACAATTTTCGTTACACAAACAATACGGATGACTGTGCTacagtaataaaaaaatatgtacattTCATATACTATACATTTATACAAGGCTAGGGACGAAGGATCATTCACTAATTCGTGCTTGACTTAAGAACGACATATACATACAAAACCAACATATACAGACAGCCTAGAGTCCCAATGAAACCTCCATTTTCATTGGTTTTGAAACCTCCATTTTCAACCAATTGGTGTGGTGCCCTGGATATTGGAAGGGTCAACCGGTATCTCTTACCAAAAACCAAGTAAAATGGCCACCAGTAAGCAAAACATTGTATTTTCACTGACACCTTCTCAAATAGCTTGCAAAAGATTATCTCTAGTCAGTTTCCCACAATTAATTACTCCAccaattataaaatatttttcttagaCAAGGACCAATTGAAAAATCCATCCTGAAGCAACACAAGATTTCTCGAAGGAGAATTCATGAATACGATTTCTCAAGCAATTTTACTACTACAATGCGTGATAGGTGAGCATTGATCTACCAGGGAGAAGCCGCAACCCATTTGCTACAGGTATTAGATATTGCTTGAACGTGAAAAATACTATCCCAGAAATCATGATAAGCACCTCAAGATCAGGACAGCAGTAGAATAAGGGATCTCGAGCAACAACTACCATCACCAGCTTCATggaagaaaagagaataaaagtAAGTATATTAGGAATTAAATATAACCCAAAGAGGTTCAACTCTTCAATCCAGTAAAAACAAATATGATTGATCACAGCAGAGTAGCActtccaggaaaaaaaaaatgtaggcaTGCAGTTGTCCTCGAAGGGTTTATCATATGAGGGATTTTATCCTTACTATATTAATTTTCaaaagatatattataaaaagaaTTTAATACACCCATAATGCATATAATACACATACTGGAAAAAAGGTCTAAAAGCCCATATTTGAACTATCAAACATGAATCATATCTAAATGTGATTCAATAAACATAGAAATAGTGAGATGGAGTAAAAGCATAGAATATAAGCCTCGAGATAATTAAATTCAGAAAATGACACCTAAGAATGTATTTATATTCAAGCGAGATGGATTAATTATTCTGGAGGGGTGTACATGCATGATATCACATAAACACAATGCAGTTTTCCCTGTTATACCATGTACCTTGATGACAACGAGGAAGAATAGCTTCATCAGCTCCTTTAGAAAGAAGAAGGATCTTCCCACTCTGGACATCCTTCACCACAGCAGACATTCTTTTGCGATCGGAAGTAAACTCCAAAATATCCAACAAATCATAATAGAACTTACAACCGTTGAAAGAAATCTCTGTAGAAATAGAAAATAGTGAAATGAATGCAAAAATCAGTCTGAGATAAGAAAAAGCAACCTAGTTAGAGCAATTCATTGTCATATCATCTTAATCTAACAAAAATATACCAACCAGCAGTGTTGCTGTCTTTACTCACAAGCACCGTATTTAGTTTTGATGCAGCAGTGACCAAAGCTTCCTCGTCTTGTGATTGTGCTTGGTATGTTATAGTACCACCATTGCTGAAATTAGGAACAAGGAATAACTAAACAGCAGGCATTTTCAAAGTACAGTACTGTAACATGAAGAAGATGCCACTTACCTTTTGATAGGAACAACTGTACTGCAAAGAGCCATCACCGtgagaaatttgacaatatCAGGATCGTTACACGAAACAGCATCTAGAAGTCTGGCATCTAATTAGAGAGGAAAAACAATTAGTTAGAGAGCAAAACAAAATATTGACCAATAAATGATATATCAATATTGATAATATAATTGAACAAATCCATGAAAAAATTCTGTGTAGTTCCTGCGACCTAGAAAAAAGGTATCATGCAGTATAGTCTGAAAGGATGAAGCAAAGATTAGTGTGTTAGATGTAATGCATGAACAATTCACCTACTTAAAAAGCACATGAGTTAATACCCAGGCACATTTATAGAAGGTAAAATCtccaaaaaaaatgattaacCCAGGCACCTAAGGAGATGTTTGGATGATGCCTAGGGATGCCACAAGCTTAGCCAAATTGTGGCATGAAGAAAAAGTGTGGCTAGAAAATAGTTGGCCACAGGTGTGGTATAGTTAGCTCTAAAACTGagtatgacaagtgggacctAAGGCTAATGAAGTGTGGGACGACACAATTGTGAGAATGAAACAAATATACACCTAAGAAACCGTGGCATGACTAAAGTGTGGTGTGGCAAAGTGAGGGAATGAACCAAACACCCCCTTTATTATCCCTGACACCTTCACATAAGCTGAGCCAGAAACAGAAGGTTGATTGAGTTTACAATGCATTGTAAGGACTTAACAAATGGGGAGCATCTATTGTTGCTGTTTGCAAATTCCTATTTAACTCAACACTCGTGAATCAACATTTCACATGCCACTGAAGAAAGTCAGACAGTTCATGACCAGATGTGCAAACAAATAACATTGTATTACACTAAGCCCAGAGAAAAGAGAATTTCTCCTGGTAGCTAGAACATAAGTGGATAACCTTTTAAAGCATCCCCATTGTTTTCTCCATAGAGTATCACTCATGCAACATCTTCTGAAAATCATTCTGTTTTCTGTCAGTGTTCCAGTTCCGTCACTCAAAATATACTCAACCTGTCCAAGGTCTTCACTAATAGTTGTGCTGAAAGAGACACTTATGTAAGCTGTACTAAAAAATAAATAGGTTGGATGAAAAATCTAAATTCACATATATGGAAATAATATGGCACATAATTAGCTGAATGAGCAGGCGTACATGTTTCCCGATCGAACATTTGTTCATCCCAGTCAATGAACTTTGCATATACACCTTTAGCCAGATCAAGAGTTACCTACAACCAGTGCATAAAAGAACATTTTAAAAATTACATGGATTGCAGGAAATACTGTCAAGAACATAACCGAACACCAAAATAGCTTGTTTTCACTGCCTGGATAAATGGATTGCCTAAAATCAAACCAAGTATCCAACAAagggaaattttttttttttgggattgtATGTGTTTGTTCAGTGTACACATTCTGGCACGCTTCATCCATATGATGCATGGCGCGGGGGTGGGCGGTGAAGAAAACCCTTGTCAAGTCCCTTTAACAAATAATCGACAACAATCACTTCACAGAGACCATTGTATAGCGAACATCTACATCAGTGATGCTATCTCAATAGTTTACTGATTTCTCCAGGCTGTGAGCATTTGAGGTTTTTCAAACAAGTCTTCCAGGCAAGTACAGGGCCCAATAGGTGGCTATCTAGAGGAGGTCCCTGCTGCCAAAGGAGTCAACAAGGTACTGGAGTTGCATTGGCCATCAATTATATATGTTCAATCACATATTACAAACAGGAACTTGTAAAGAAATATCTAATAAACTCTTCTTATATTTCCTTTAATCTAACTATCTAAGTCAATGAAAATTGTAGGGAATGCAATGAGACACGAAATAAATGCATGCTAGAAAAAAGTGGTTTGAATAAACTAATCTGAGAACTCCAGTCCATGGTTGGTTTCTCTTAAACATTGAATTATATGAAGGCCTCTATTCGATGGATTTATTAGTATCAACTTGCATTTAACAGGAACAATGGCCACTACAACTGAAACAATGGTACAATACAATCATCAAAGTTGTCAAGCTCAGTGACCAATAGATACTCACCTTTTAATTATGTCTAGGTAGATAAATCCGCATCATGCAAGAGAAAGGCTATTTATAATTGCATCCAATCATGTACAAATTATGTGGAAAGACACCTTTTTTCAGAACTGTAAGTGAACCTATAATTTTATTCTCTTTTCGCAGGCTAGGGTTGGGTGTTTCCGAAGTTACAAATCAAATAGTAAATTACACAACATTTCACCCTGCCCCTGCTCTGTTTATATACAATTATTACATGCAGCACTGAAGAGAGATTTATGAGTACAAAAGCTTCTTTTGGTTTATTTTGATAAAGTTATGTCACAAACTTACAATAACATAACTACATGATCACCTTGGCCCTGCCCTTGGAAGAAGAAATTAACAGAAGATAAAATAGCTTACGGTTGGCTGAGGAGCAAGGGTAATTTAATGAATTCAGGGTACTTGTGAGGCTGGATGACAATGCTGTCTAGGATCAATTTTATTACATATACTACTCTAAAAATACAAAGCTGGACATCTATTCTATTTCAAGTATAATTTACACTGGGCCTGATGGCTAATATTAAATAACTCGGGTTTTGGCATTCCAACATATTTGTAAGGAATTGCATGTGGCCTTACAggcaatgttaaaaaaaatgtgcagtGTCCTTTGGAACACAGGAATTTCAGATGATGTAGTTCATTTCACACAGGAATCAGGGAAAAAAGTCCTGTGCTCCAAAGGATGTCATATAGGTTTTTCTTGGGCTCTTGTTCAGCTCTAATCTGGGAGATGATACATATGTTGGATTAGCATTGATTAATGCTAGTTGTTCTTGCTATTACCACCCTACTACAATGGTAGTAGCAAAATACCCATAATAATCAGATGTCTCTATCACCTGAAATAGTAAGaatcatggaaaaaaaagattCCCGGTTAATGATGGCAAGGATTGAGACTGACTGTCCAAAAGAAATAGTTCAGGCAGCAATAAGAAATTAAAAATCTGCATCAAGTACACGAGATAGCCAAATAATGGATAGGGCCAGGGGAAATGACATTTATTTGATCCCTGCAGAATTTGCACATGAGCATACTACTTGGCTATGGATGATGGTGGTGTGGCCAATATAGGGTGCATATGAAAATGTTGCAAGGAAAAAAGGGTGCCCTTTATACCGATGAAGAAAAAGAAGTGCATTTTAGCTTGATCAAGAACTAACCCAAAAGCAGGCTACTCGTCAACACCGTTTCACTCCCTCTTAGTGATATGTGTTCA
This window encodes:
- the LOC9270939 gene encoding phospholipid-transporting ATPase 2 — encoded protein: MALCSTVVPIKSNGGTITYQAQSQDEEALVTAASKLNTVLVSKDSNTAEISFNGCKFYYDLLDILEFTSDRKRMSAVVKDVQSGKILLLSKGADEAILPRCHQAGDGSCCSRSLILLLS